CAGGGCCAGGCAGGTGAGGAAGCGGCAGCGCATCGGATCTCCTAGTGCAGGGCGGCGAGTTTCTGGCGCACCTCGCTGATTTCGAGGCTGTCCCGGCCGGGGGCGAGCGAGAGGAAGCGGCCGAACGAGTCGCGCTCGCCGTCCGTCTCGCCCCGTGCCTGCTGCACGGTTCCCAGCCAGTAGTAGACCTGCGCGTCGCGCGGGCCCGCCTCCACGGCCTGGTGCAGCGATTCCTCGGCGTCGGCGAGGGCGCCGGCGTGGAACTGGGTGACCCCCAGGTCCATCACGAGGACGTGGTTCTCCGGAAAGACCGTGACGGCTGCCCGGCGCTGTTCCACGGCGTGGGGCCAGTCGTTCTGGCCCTCGTAGATGCGCGCGAGCTGGACGTGCGCCTCGTAGTTGCCGATGTCGTTGGACAGCACTTCCTCGTACAGGCGCATGGCGTCGTACCGGTACCCGAGCCGCTGCAGCAGCGCCGCGAGCATGTAGAAGTAGTTGCTGGTCACCAGCGGGGCGGCGCTCACCGAGTCCCACCGGTCGCGCGCGCGGCTGGCCCGGGCGAGCGCCTGGATGTCGGTCACGGCGTCGGGGAGGCGGTTGATGCGGGCGGCTGCGATGGAATGCAGCCACACGTAGAAGGAAGGCATCGAGTCGAGCGGGTCGCCCGTGCGCATCATCCAGTAGTTGATCCTGAAGGACAGGTCGGCGAAGGCCTGTTGGTACGACACCTTGAAGAGGCCGAGCGCCTTCACGTCGAGGAACGGGTCGATCATGAAGGCGTGCACGTACTCCCGCTCCCGGTAGCGGACCTCCTGCGCGACGGCGGTGTCG
The Gemmatimonadales bacterium genome window above contains:
- a CDS encoding tetratricopeptide repeat protein codes for the protein MKHLHFFPTLRILPAACGALLLLVARPAPAAAQDIVAPDRLEVLQARLAQDTNDPVAYYNLALGYWSKKKYDLADSTLRIAVAMNPELALPHLAIALVQLRNKDHWRDLKRHGGDTAVAQEVRYREREYVHAFMIDPFLDVKALGLFKVSYQQAFADLSFRINYWMMRTGDPLDSMPSFYVWLHSIAAARINRLPDAVTDIQALARASRARDRWDSVSAAPLVTSNYFYMLAALLQRLGYRYDAMRLYEEVLSNDIGNYEAHVQLARIYEGQNDWPHAVEQRRAAVTVFPENHVLVMDLGVTQFHAGALADAEESLHQAVEAGPRDAQVYYWLGTVQQARGETDGERDSFGRFLSLAPGRDSLEISEVRQKLAALH